The proteins below are encoded in one region of Kogia breviceps isolate mKogBre1 chromosome 8, mKogBre1 haplotype 1, whole genome shotgun sequence:
- the UAP1L1 gene encoding UDP-N-acetylhexosamine pyrophosphorylase-like protein 1 isoform X1, producing the protein MASELDVRARLQRAGQEHLLRFCAELAPGPRAALLAQLEPLEPEALREHCQRAAAACARPLAPAPDLAARLRPLPPERVGSASGVPPQTRRLWEEEGFHQIALNKVAVLLLAGGQGTRLGVTYPKGMYQVGLPSQKTLYQLQAERIRRVEQLAGERYGTRCTVPWYIMTSEFTLGPTAKFFKEHDFFHLDPSNVVMFEQRMLPAVTFDGRAILEQKDKVAMAPDGNGGLYCALADHQVLEDMERRGVEFVHVYCVDNILVRLADPVFIGFCVLRGADCGAKVVEKASPEEPVGVVCQVDGVPQVVEYSEISPETARLRAPGGGLLYNAGNICNHFFTRDFLQMVTREFEPLLKPHVAVKKVPYVDEEGNPVKPLEPNGIKMEKFVFDVLPFAKNFVAFQVLRGEEFSPLKNADSAERDNRSTARRALLAQHHRWALQAGAHFLDARGTRLPEQPGDWRCTCEAGSSGRHSSWTWTQPGHCRPDSLLDLPAPGSPGLRKQPRPGLQGGKQAALSF; encoded by the exons atGGCCTCGGAGCTGGATGTGCGCGCCCGGCTGCAGCGCGCCGGCCAGGAGCACCTCCTGCGCTTTTGCGCCGAGCTGGCGCCGGGGCCGCGTGCCGCGCTGCTGGCCCAATTGGAGCCCCTGGAGCCCGAGGCGCTGCGCGAGCACTGCCAGCGCGCGGCCGCCGCCTGCGCGCGCCCCCTGGCCCCCGCGCCCGACCTGGCCGCGCGCCTGCGGCCCCTGCCTCCCGAGCGCGTAGGCAGCGCGAGCGGGGTCCCCCCCCAGACTCGGCGGCTCTGGGAGGAGGAAG GTTTCCACCAGATCGCCCTGAACAAGGTGGCCGTGCTGCTgctggctggtgggcagggcacTCGCCTGGGCGTGACCTACCCCAAGGGCATGTATCAGGTGGGGCTGCCCAGCCAGAAGACCCTGTATCAGCTGCAGGCAGAACGGATTCGGCGGGTGGAGCAGCTGGCTGGCGAGCGCTATGGGACCCGCTGCACCGTGCCCTG GTACATCATGACCAGTGAGTTCACTCTGGGGCCCACAGCCAAGTTCTTCAAGGAGCATGACTTCTTTCACTTGGACCCCAGCAACGTGGTCATGTTTGAACAGCGCATGCTGCCTGCTGTGACCTTCGATGGCAGGGCCATCCTGGAGCAGAAAGACAAGGTTGCCATGGCACCAG ATGGCAACGGGGGCCTGTACTGCGCGCTGGCGGACCACCAGGTCTTAGAGGACATGGAGCGACGCGGAGTAGAGTTTGTGCACGTGTACTGTGTGGACAACATCCTGGTGCGACTGGCCGACCCCGTCTTCATCGGCTTCTGCGTGCTGCGGGGTGCCGACTGTGGAGCCAAG GTGGTGGAAAAGGCGTCCCCCGAGGAGCCGGTGGGAGTGGTGTGCCAGGTAGACGGCGTCCCGCAGGTGGTGGAGTACAGCGAGATCAGCCCCGAGACGGCCCGGCTGCGTGCGCCCGGAGGGGGCCTGCTCTACAACGCGGGCAACATCTGCAACCATTTCTTCACGCGAGACTTCCTCCAGATGGTCACTAG GGAGTTCGAGCCCTTGCTGAAGCCACACGTGGCTGTGAAGAAGGTCCCCTACGTGGACGAGGAGGGGAATCCAGTAAAGCCACTCGAGCCCAATGGGATAAAGATGGAGAAGTTCGTGTTTGATGTGCTCCCGTTTGCCAA GAACTTCGTGGCCTTCCAAGTGCTGCGTGGGGAGGAGTTCTCTCCTCTAAAGAACGCTGACTCGGCTGAGAGAGACAACCGCTCCACGGCGCGGCGGGCCCTGCTTGCTCAGCACCACCGGTGGGCCCTGCAGGCGGGGGCCCACTTCCTGGACGCTCGCGGGACCCGGCTCCCCGAGCAGCCTGG GGACTGGAGGTGTACCTGCGAGGCCGGGAGTTCAGGTCGCCACTCATCCTGGACGTGGACACAGCCAGGACACTGCAGGCCTGATTCCCTCCTAGACCTGCCAGCCCCGGGGTCCCCAGGGCTGAGGAAGCAGCCCCGGCCTGGGCTCCAAGGAGGAAAGCAGGctgctctgagtttctga
- the UAP1L1 gene encoding UDP-N-acetylhexosamine pyrophosphorylase-like protein 1 isoform X2, with protein MASELDVRARLQRAGQEHLLRFCAELAPGPRAALLAQLEPLEPEALREHCQRAAAACARPLAPAPDLAARLRPLPPERVGSASGVPPQTRRLWEEEGFHQIALNKVAVLLLAGGQGTRLGVTYPKGMYQVGLPSQKTLYQLQAERIRRVEQLAGERYGTRCTVPWYIMTSEFTLGPTAKFFKEHDFFHLDPSNVVMFEQRMLPAVTFDGRAILEQKDKVAMAPDGNGGLYCALADHQVLEDMERRGVEFVHVYCVDNILVRLADPVFIGFCVLRGADCGAKVVEKASPEEPVGVVCQVDGVPQVVEYSEISPETARLRAPGGGLLYNAGNICNHFFTRDFLQMVTREFEPLLKPHVAVKKVPYVDEEGNPVKPLEPNGIKMEKFVFDVLPFAKNFVAFQVLRGEEFSPLKNADSAERDNRSTARRALLAQHHRWALQAGAHFLDARGTRLPEQPGPPGSGEPPAICEISPLVSYSGEGLEVYLRGREFRSPLILDVDTARTLQA; from the exons atGGCCTCGGAGCTGGATGTGCGCGCCCGGCTGCAGCGCGCCGGCCAGGAGCACCTCCTGCGCTTTTGCGCCGAGCTGGCGCCGGGGCCGCGTGCCGCGCTGCTGGCCCAATTGGAGCCCCTGGAGCCCGAGGCGCTGCGCGAGCACTGCCAGCGCGCGGCCGCCGCCTGCGCGCGCCCCCTGGCCCCCGCGCCCGACCTGGCCGCGCGCCTGCGGCCCCTGCCTCCCGAGCGCGTAGGCAGCGCGAGCGGGGTCCCCCCCCAGACTCGGCGGCTCTGGGAGGAGGAAG GTTTCCACCAGATCGCCCTGAACAAGGTGGCCGTGCTGCTgctggctggtgggcagggcacTCGCCTGGGCGTGACCTACCCCAAGGGCATGTATCAGGTGGGGCTGCCCAGCCAGAAGACCCTGTATCAGCTGCAGGCAGAACGGATTCGGCGGGTGGAGCAGCTGGCTGGCGAGCGCTATGGGACCCGCTGCACCGTGCCCTG GTACATCATGACCAGTGAGTTCACTCTGGGGCCCACAGCCAAGTTCTTCAAGGAGCATGACTTCTTTCACTTGGACCCCAGCAACGTGGTCATGTTTGAACAGCGCATGCTGCCTGCTGTGACCTTCGATGGCAGGGCCATCCTGGAGCAGAAAGACAAGGTTGCCATGGCACCAG ATGGCAACGGGGGCCTGTACTGCGCGCTGGCGGACCACCAGGTCTTAGAGGACATGGAGCGACGCGGAGTAGAGTTTGTGCACGTGTACTGTGTGGACAACATCCTGGTGCGACTGGCCGACCCCGTCTTCATCGGCTTCTGCGTGCTGCGGGGTGCCGACTGTGGAGCCAAG GTGGTGGAAAAGGCGTCCCCCGAGGAGCCGGTGGGAGTGGTGTGCCAGGTAGACGGCGTCCCGCAGGTGGTGGAGTACAGCGAGATCAGCCCCGAGACGGCCCGGCTGCGTGCGCCCGGAGGGGGCCTGCTCTACAACGCGGGCAACATCTGCAACCATTTCTTCACGCGAGACTTCCTCCAGATGGTCACTAG GGAGTTCGAGCCCTTGCTGAAGCCACACGTGGCTGTGAAGAAGGTCCCCTACGTGGACGAGGAGGGGAATCCAGTAAAGCCACTCGAGCCCAATGGGATAAAGATGGAGAAGTTCGTGTTTGATGTGCTCCCGTTTGCCAA GAACTTCGTGGCCTTCCAAGTGCTGCGTGGGGAGGAGTTCTCTCCTCTAAAGAACGCTGACTCGGCTGAGAGAGACAACCGCTCCACGGCGCGGCGGGCCCTGCTTGCTCAGCACCACCGGTGGGCCCTGCAGGCGGGGGCCCACTTCCTGGACGCTCGCGGGACCCGGCTCCCCGAGCAGCCTGG CCCACCTGGCAGCGGAGAGCCTCCGGCCATCTGCGAGATCTCGCCCTTGGTGTCATACTCTGGAGAG GGACTGGAGGTGTACCTGCGAGGCCGGGAGTTCAGGTCGCCACTCATCCTGGACGTGGACACAGCCAGGACACTGCAGGCCTGA
- the SAPCD2 gene encoding suppressor APC domain-containing protein 2 isoform X2, with product MAGAAMAEAGRGPPSAPAPGTEGLPRAFLQSLRTLFDILDDRRRGIVHLREIESRWQGADARELPRGVLEGLRQVAPASGYLTFERFVAGLRSSLLSADGGTRAPARAPARGGCPARPGGQPPPPQRLVFAPADEPRTVLERKPLPLGARPPPAGPGGAARSLEKLCSPAEAAPGPEEPERPLGAALERSPNTDADAVACRARELGVGDARWGPRARGERRRHTITNGVDCDLLKQMKELQQEQEVLLQGLEMMARGREWYQQQLRRVQERQRRLGQSRASAGFGAEGSPRLLGQLLPKVQEVARCLGELLAAACAGRALPSSSSGPLGPALAPASPSVPSWQQQSILMLKEQNRLLTQEVTDKSERIAQLEQEKSALIKQLFEARALSQQDSGPLDSTFI from the exons ATGGCCGGAGCCGCAATGGCCGAGGCCGGCCGCGGGCCGCCTTCCGCGCCCGCGCCCGGCACGGAGGGTCTGCCGCGCGCCTTCCTGCAGAGCCTGCGCACCCTCTTCGACATCCTGGACGACCGGCGGCGCGGCATCGTGCACCTGCGCGAGATCGAGTCCCGCTGGCAGGGCGCCGACGCGCGCGAGCTGCCCCGCGGCGTGCTCGAGGGCCTGCGCCAGGTGGCCCCGGCCAGCGGCTACCTGACCTTCGAGCGCTTCGTGGCCGGCCTGCGCAGCTCACTGCTGAGCGCCGACGGcggcacgcgggccccggcgcgcGCCCCGGCCCGGGGAGGCTGCCCGGCGCGGCCCGGGGgtcagccgccgccgccgcagcgcCTGGTGTTCGCGCCGGCCGACGAGCCGCGGACGGTCCTGGAGAGGAAGCCCCTGCCCCTGGGCGCGCGCCCCCCGCCGGCCGGCCCGGGTGGCGCGGCCCGGAGCCTAGAGAAGCTGTGCAGCCCGGCGGAGGCGGCGCCCGGCCCGGAGGAGCCCGAACGGCCCCTGGGCGCGGCGCTGGAGCGGAGCCCGAACACGGACGCTG ATGCAGTGGCCTGCAGGGCCCGGGAGCTGGGCGTGGGGGATGCCCGGTGGGGCCCCCGTGCCCGAGGGGAACGTCGGAGACACACCATCACCAACGGTGTGGACTGCGACCTG ctgaagcagatgaaggagctgcAACAGGAGCAGGAGGTGCTGCTGCAGGGCCTGGAGATGATGGCACGGGGCCGGGAGTGGTACCAGCAGCAGCTGCGGCGCGTGCAGGAGCGCCAGCGCCGCCTGGGCCAGAGCAGAGCCAGCGCC GGCTTCGGGGCTGAGGGGAGCCCCCGCCTGCTGGGGCAGCTGCTGCCCAAGGTGCAGGAAGTGGCCCGATGCCTGGGGGAACTGCTGGCCGCGGCCTGTGCCGGAAGG GCTCTGCCCTCGTCCTCCTCAGGGCCCCTgggccctgccctggcccctgcCTCGCCATCGGTCCCCAGCTGGCAGCAGCAGAGCATTCTCATGCTGAAGGAGCAGAACCGACTCCTCACCCAG GAGGTGACCGACAAGAGCGAGCGTATCGCACAGCTGGAGCAGGAGAAGTCCGCCCTCATCAAGCAGCTGTTTGAGGCCCGTGCCCTCAGCCAGCAGGACTCCGGGCCCCTGGACTCCACCTTCATCTAG
- the SAPCD2 gene encoding suppressor APC domain-containing protein 2 isoform X1 has translation MAGAAMAEAGRGPPSAPAPGTEGLPRAFLQSLRTLFDILDDRRRGIVHLREIESRWQGADARELPRGVLEGLRQVAPASGYLTFERFVAGLRSSLLSADGGTRAPARAPARGGCPARPGGQPPPPQRLVFAPADEPRTVLERKPLPLGARPPPAGPGGAARSLEKLCSPAEAAPGPEEPERPLGAALERSPNTDADAVACRARELGVGDARWGPRARGERRRHTITNGVDCDLLKQMKELQQEQEVLLQGLEMMARGREWYQQQLRRVQERQRRLGQSRASAGFGAEGSPRLLGQLLPKVQEVARCLGELLAAACAGRALPSSSSGPLGPALAPASPSVPSWQQQSILMLKEQNRLLTQVSCGWAAWPGAGGRAGPDCPPPRPGGDRQERAYRTAGAGEVRPHQAAV, from the exons ATGGCCGGAGCCGCAATGGCCGAGGCCGGCCGCGGGCCGCCTTCCGCGCCCGCGCCCGGCACGGAGGGTCTGCCGCGCGCCTTCCTGCAGAGCCTGCGCACCCTCTTCGACATCCTGGACGACCGGCGGCGCGGCATCGTGCACCTGCGCGAGATCGAGTCCCGCTGGCAGGGCGCCGACGCGCGCGAGCTGCCCCGCGGCGTGCTCGAGGGCCTGCGCCAGGTGGCCCCGGCCAGCGGCTACCTGACCTTCGAGCGCTTCGTGGCCGGCCTGCGCAGCTCACTGCTGAGCGCCGACGGcggcacgcgggccccggcgcgcGCCCCGGCCCGGGGAGGCTGCCCGGCGCGGCCCGGGGgtcagccgccgccgccgcagcgcCTGGTGTTCGCGCCGGCCGACGAGCCGCGGACGGTCCTGGAGAGGAAGCCCCTGCCCCTGGGCGCGCGCCCCCCGCCGGCCGGCCCGGGTGGCGCGGCCCGGAGCCTAGAGAAGCTGTGCAGCCCGGCGGAGGCGGCGCCCGGCCCGGAGGAGCCCGAACGGCCCCTGGGCGCGGCGCTGGAGCGGAGCCCGAACACGGACGCTG ATGCAGTGGCCTGCAGGGCCCGGGAGCTGGGCGTGGGGGATGCCCGGTGGGGCCCCCGTGCCCGAGGGGAACGTCGGAGACACACCATCACCAACGGTGTGGACTGCGACCTG ctgaagcagatgaaggagctgcAACAGGAGCAGGAGGTGCTGCTGCAGGGCCTGGAGATGATGGCACGGGGCCGGGAGTGGTACCAGCAGCAGCTGCGGCGCGTGCAGGAGCGCCAGCGCCGCCTGGGCCAGAGCAGAGCCAGCGCC GGCTTCGGGGCTGAGGGGAGCCCCCGCCTGCTGGGGCAGCTGCTGCCCAAGGTGCAGGAAGTGGCCCGATGCCTGGGGGAACTGCTGGCCGCGGCCTGTGCCGGAAGG GCTCTGCCCTCGTCCTCCTCAGGGCCCCTgggccctgccctggcccctgcCTCGCCATCGGTCCCCAGCTGGCAGCAGCAGAGCATTCTCATGCTGAAGGAGCAGAACCGACTCCTCACCCAGGTGAGCTGCGGGTGGGCTGCGTGGCCGGGCGCTGGAGGCCGGGCAGGCCCTGACTGCCCTCCTCCCCGCCCAGGAGGTGACCGACAAGAGCGAGCGTATCGCACAGCTGGAGCAGGAGAAGTCCGCCCTCATCAAGCAGCTGTTTGA